In Streptomyces venezuelae, the sequence GTCACCGGCAACGCGGCCAAGGACACGACGGTCACCCAGACCTTCGGCGCCGGTCCCAACACCCCCTCCTCCGACCCGAAGACGGGCGGCGGCACGGGTGGTCCGCACGCGCTGATGACCTCCACGGAAACCACCGGCGCGGGCTCCAAGGTCACCTCGTACACGTACGACGCGACCGGTAACACCGCGTCCATCACCAGCACCCCGGGCACCAAGACCCTGACCTGGAACGACCAGGGCAAGCTCGACAAGATCACCGGAACCGGCGAGAGCGGTGGTACCAGCTACCTCTACGACACCGGCGGCAACCAGCTCATCCGGCGCGAGCCCGGAAAGACCACGTTCAACCTGGGCACCGACCAGATCACTCTGGACACCGCCACGAGCAAGGTCTCCAACGTCCGTACCTACGGTGCGCCCGGCGGCCTGTCGGTCACCCGCACCACCACGGCCGGCGCATCCACGCTCGCCTACCAGTCCTCGGACCACCACGGCACCAACGGCGTGCAGTTCGACGCCACGGACCTCACCCAGGTCCGCCGCCCCGCCGACCCGTTCGGCAACGAGCGTGGCACCCAGCCGACGCCGGGCACCTGGGCGGGAGACAAGGGCTTCGTCGGCGGCACCAAGGAGAAGTCGACCGGGCTCACCCTCCTGGGCGCCCGCGAGTACGACCCCACAACGGGCCGGTTCATCAGCCCGGACCCGATCATCGACGCGGGCGACCCACAACAGTGGAACGCGTACGCCTACTCCAACAACGACCCGTTCAACAAGTCCGACGCGACCGGCCTCAAGGTCTTCTGCGACAACTACTCCTCCTGCAGCGCCAATACCCACACCGGCAGAATCAACGATGAGGGCGCGACGGTAGGCAGTGGCAGTAACAGCAGTTCTGGCGGTGGTGGCAGTGGTAACGGTGGCAGCCCCAGTGGCCCACGTGGGGACATGGATGAGGCCAACCACGAGCTCAACAAGGCCAAGAAGAAGCGCGATGAACTGAAGCACGCTGTGATCGACCTGGTCCTCGACCTGATCGGTTACAACGACGCCCGTGACTGCTTCACCAAGGGCGACGTCATGGCGTGCATCAACACGGCACTCAACGCGGTCCCCTGGGGCAAGCTGGCCAAGGCCATCAAGATCGGCATCAAGGCCTTCAAGATCTACAAGGAGCTGAACAAGGCCTACGACGCGGTCAATGCCGCCGAACGCAAAGCCTCCAAGGCCATGGAGGCTTTCACGAGAGCCAAGAAGGCCGACGACGAAGCGGCGGCTGCAGCGGCCCAGGCGCGAAAGGCCGGGGACGAAAAGGCAGCGACCGAGACAGCATCCGACAGCGCAGGCACAGAGTCCAAGGCCGGCAGAGGCGATGCCGACGCCGAGACGGGCGGCGGAGGAGCGGAATCCCGCGCAGCCGACTCCGAGGCCGGAGCGTCCTGCCCCATCAAGCGCAACAGCTTCCCCACGGGTGCACATGTCCAGATGGCCGATGGCACGAGCAAGGCCATCGAGGATGTCCAGGTAGGCGACAAGGTCCTGGCCACGGATCCGCAGACCGGTGAGACCGAAGCAAAGACGGTCACGGCCACCATCACCACCCCCGACGACAAGGAGTTCACGGACCTCACCCTCACCGACGACGCGAACCCCCGCGGCCCGCCGGTCACCCTCACCTCCACCTCCCACCACCCGCACTGGAGCGAAACCCGCCGCCAGTGGCTCGACGCCGACGACTTCGCCGAGGGTGAGCAGCTCCGCCGGCCCGACGGCTCAACCCTGACGGTCCAGGCCACTCGGAATTACCCGCTCGCCGTCACCACGCACAACCTCACGGTCAACGACTTCCACACGTACTATGTGCTGGCAGGCGCTACACCGGTCCTCGTCCACAACTGTGGCGACGCTCCCGACGCCCCTGGGCATACCGCTGATGTCACTATCGAGGATGTGGATGGCAACGTCCGGTTGTCGTACTCCGTGCGCAGCGGGAACGCCTCTGGCCCGGAGAAGGCTCTGGGTGGCGGCTACAACACCGAAGCGGCGACACACACCGAGAATCGTGTTGGTCGAATGTCAGGAGCCTCTGCGGGTCGAAACCCCATACCGGGAGATCCGTACGCTGGAATCGTTCCGGTGGATAAGGGCGAGACTGTTCGACTGATGGGTCAGCGTTCCCCGTGCCCCCGATGCAAGGGGGCAATGAATCGAATGGTGAAGGAGCTAGAAGTCACCGTGGTCTATTCATGGGCAAGTCCATTGGGTGCTGGCGATTGGGTCGCCACCGGGGGCAAAAAAGGTAAATGATAGTGGAAATGATTTCCCGATCTTTCGGGTATGAAGAGGATGACGTCGACGAAGTCGTCGAGGCGGGATTCTCGGAAGGCGCCGATGGGGCCGGCTTCGTGTTGTCGGTTCAGCGGACCGCGTATGAGCCGGATGACCAGGATGTGGCGCTGGGTATGGATACGTACTGTCTCGTCAGCGGCGGCAGGTCTCACTACGGAGGGATGCTTCGCGCACGGCGCGACGGAGACTCGCTCCAGCTGAATTTCTCGCCAGCGGCATCTTCATCGCTTGGTATTCCAGCAGAGATCAGAGTCATTTTCGAAGGGCCCGTGGATAGCATTGCCGAGTTCTTCTCTGGGCTGCCGGGTATCTTGGCATGGGGGCGACCGGAAGAACGTCCGGAGCTTATAGGGTTCTAGGCTGACAAGGTTCCATGGATGAGAACCCTCCGCCGGTTCGGTAGTATTTCTGGCCGGAGATTCGGTTGGTTCTTTATGGGTGCGTATCCCCTCTGGCCGTGGGGTGTGCTCCAAGTCCACCCGGTTGGTCTTTGGGAAGCGTGCGCGCCCGTAATCCGGATAGTTGGTATTTCGTCTGAAGCCCCACCGAAAATTACTCTGGTGGGGCTTCACGCGTCTTGGCGGCAGTAGCTGAAGGAAACGTCAGCGGATGGACACTGCGAAGGGTGGGGGTTCGTCGTCGACGTCGGTCCGGCGGGGCAGCGCTTTACTGTTGTTGGCCCATTGTGGCGCGTAGTGAGTTGCGTCAACTGTGAGCACCTCGGTGATTTCGAGCGAGCAGTGAGAGGCCTCATTGGACAGGACTCCGGTGTGGCCTCTGGCCTTTTGGTGGTGGGGCGGACCGGGGCGCGGTGTGGGGCGGTCCGATGGAGGCCGCAGTCGCGGTGGCATGGAATCAGTGCGGCAACAGGCATCGGCATCGCACCGCGACGTCCTCCAGTGCTGGGCCGTCCTCGGGCTGGTAGCCACGGTCATCAAAGCGCTCGAAGACCCCAAGGTCGTTGGGAACCCCGCGTCGTGGTGCCGAGGCGGGAGAAGTGGGCGGGGCCTGTCATCGGAAGGGTGGAAGCGCCCGATAGGCCCCAGCATCCACGACGGGAACCGCTACACCTTGGACATGGGGTGCGCCCACATGCGAGCAGGGGACTTAACGGCTTGCCGAGGGCAAGCTGACCGGCTCGTGAAGTCGTCTCCCAGCGGCTGATGCTAGTGCTCAGCCGCCGAGACGATGCGGGGGCGGAGGTTTCTCGTTGGTCAATGCAGGCTCGCGGTGCAGCGTCGAATCTGACGTGCAGGCGGCGCGTCATCCAAGGAGTGTCCCGTAGGAGAAGCTGCCTTTGGGTGTTGCAGCGGTTGACGGTATGGAGCCTGGGGTGCCGTAGGGGCAGCTCAGTGTTGGCGGGATCGATGGCTGAGAGGTCGGGGTGTCGAGAGTGGATGAAATGTCCGATTAGGTTAGGTTTGCCCCGATATTCGTTTCGGGATTCCGAGAGGGACGCTCATGGCGATCGATCTGGACAAGGTGCTCGACAAGGCGTGGGCCGACAAGCCGCTCGCCGAGGTGCTCGCGGCTCCCGTCGCCGCGCTCAAGGGTGTCAGCGACGAGGACGGCAAGCTGCTGCACCAGGCGTTCGGGGTCAAGACCGTCGCCGACTTCGGGCAGCTGAAGTACGTGCGCTGGGCCCAGGCCCTCGTCGCGCTGAACCAGACCGTCAAGGCGTAGTCGTCCGACGGGTCCGCGTGCTCGGGGTGCGCGGGCCTGAACGAGGGAGGCCGTCCCCCTCACCCGGTGGCTGGGTGAGGGGGACGGCCTGTGTGCCGTTGCCGGAGGACTACTCCGACTCGCCCTCCAGGTTGCCCTCCGTGTCCAGGTAGACCTGGCGCAGGGATTCGAGGATCTGCGGGTCCGGCTTCTCCCACATGCCGCGCGACTCGGCCTCCAGCAGGCGCTCCGCGATGCCGTGCAGGGCCCAGGGGTTGGCCTCCTCCAGGAAGGCGCGGTTCGTCGGGTCCAGGACGTACGTCTCGGTGAGCTTGTCGTACATCCAGTCCGCGACCACGCCCGTCGTGGCGTCGTACCCGAAGAGGTAGTCCACCGTCGCCGCGAGCTCGAAGGCGCCCTTGTAGCCGTGGCGGCGCATCGCCTCGATCCACTTCGGGTTCACGACGCGGGCACGGAAGACACGGCTGGTCTCCTCGACCAGGGTGCGGGTCTTGACCGTCTCCGGGCGGGTGGAGTCACCGATGTACGCCTCGGGGGCGGTGCCGCGCAGCGCGCGGACCGTGGCCACCATGCCGCCGTGGTACTGGAAGTAGTCGTCCGAGTCCGCGATGTCGTGCTCGCGGGTGTCCGTGTTCTTCGCCGCGACCGTGATGCGCTTGTAGGCCGTCTCCATCTCGTCCCGGGCGGGGCGGCCCTCCAGGCCCCGGCCGTACGCGTAGCCGCCCCACACCGTGTAGACCTCCGCGAGGTCGGCGTCCGTACGCCAGTCGCGGGAGTCGATCAGCTGCAGGATGCCGGCCCCGTACGTGCCCGGGCGCGAGCCGAAGATACGGGTCGTCGCGCGCCGCTCGTCGCCGTGCTCGGCCAGGTCCGCCTGGGCGTGCGCCCGGACGTAGTTGTCCGCCGCGGGCTCGTCCAGCGAGGCCGCGAGGCGCACCGCGTCGTCCAGCAGGCCGATGACGTGCGGGAACGCGTCGCGGAAGAAGCCCGAGATGCGCAGCGTGACGTCGATGCGGGGGCGGCCCAGCTCGTCGAGCGGGATCGGCTCCAGGCCGGTGACGCGGCGCGAGGCCTCGTCCCAGACCGGGCGGACGCCCAGCAGGGAGAGGGCCTCCGCCACGTCGTCGCCCGACGTGCGCATCGCGCTCGTGCCCCACAGGGACAGACCGACCGAGGCCGGCCACTCGCCGTTGTCCGTGCGGTAGCGGGTGAGGAGGGACTCGGCCAGCGCCTGGCCCGTCTCCCACGCCAGGCGGGAGGGGACGGCCTTCGGGTCGACCGAATAGAAGTTGCGGCCCGTCGGCAGGACGTTGACCAGGCCGCGCAGCGGCGAGCCGGAGGGGCCCGCCGGGATGAAACGGCCGTCCAGGGCCGCGACCACGTGCGCGATCTCGTCCGTGGTGCCGGCCAGCCGCGGGACCACCTCGCGAGCGGCGAAGGACAGGACCGCCGCGACGTCCGCGGGGTGTTCGGCCGCGACCGAGGACACGGCGTCCAGGGACCAGTTCGCGTCCTCCATCGCCTGGACCAGGGCGCGCGCCTGGGCCTCGACCTCGTCCGCCGAGGTACGGGTGGCCTTCGACTCGTCCAGGCCGAGCGCCTCGCGCAGACCCGGCAGGGCCGTCGTACCGCCCCAGATCTGGCGGGCGCGCAGGATCGCGAGGACCAGGTTGACCCGGGACTCGCCGGTCGGCGCGCCGCCCAGGACGTGCAGACCGTCGCGGATCTGGGCGTCCTTGACCTCGCACAGCCAGCCGTCGACGTGCAGCAGGAAGTCGTCGAAGCCCTCGTCGTCGGGGCGCTCCTCCAGACCCAGGTCGTGGTGGAGCTTCGCGGCCTGGATCAGGGTCCAGATCTGGGCGCGGATGGCCGGCAGCTTCGCCGGGTCCATCGCGGAGATCTGGGCGTACTCGTCCAGGTGCTGCTCCAGGCGCGCGATGTCGCCGTACGACTCCGCGCGCGCCATCGGCGGCACCAGGTGGTCGACCAGGGTGGCGTGCACGCGGCGCTTGGCCTGCGTGCCCTCGCCCGGGTCGTTGACCAGGAACGGGTAGATGAGGGGCAGGTCGCCGAGGGCGGCGTCCGGCGCGCACGCCGCGGACAGGCCGGCGTTCTTGCCGGGCAGCCACTCCAGGTTGCCGTGCTTGCCCAGGTGGATCATCGCGTCGGCGCCGAAGCCGCCGTCCTCGGCGCGCGCCTGGATCCACCGGTACGCGGCCAGGTAGTGGTGCGACGGCGGCAGGTCCGGGTCGTGGTAGATCGCGATCGGGTTCTCGCCGAAACCACGCGGCGGCTGGATCAGGATCAGGAGGTTCCCGCGGCGGAGGGCCGCGAGCACGATGTCGCCCTCCGGGTTCGCGGAGCGGTCCACGAACATGTTGCCCGGGGCCTCGCCCCAGTGCTCGTTGACGCTGTCGCGCAGCTCGGCCGGAAGCTCGGCGAACCACCGCTTGTAGTCGGCGGCCGGGATCCGGACCGGGTTGCGGGCCAGCTGCTCCTCGGTCAGCCAGTCCTGGTCGTGGCCGCCGGCCTCGATCAGGGCGCGGATCAGCTCGTCGCCGTCGCCCGAGACCAGACCGGGGATCTCCTCGGCCGGCCCGAAGTCGTAGCCGCCGGCGACCAGGGTGCGCAGCAGCTCCACGGCGCTGGCCGGGGTGTCCAGGCCGACCGCGTTGCCGATGCGGGAGTGCTTGGTGGGGTACGCGGAGAGGACCAGCGCCACCTTCTTGTCGCGGCGGTCGATGTGCCGCAGCCGGGCGTGGCGTACGGCGATGCCCGCGACCCGGGCGGCCCGCTCGGGGTCGGCCACGTAGGCGGGCAGGCCGTCCTCGTCGAGCTCCTTGAAGGAGAACGGGACGGTGATCAGACGGCCGTCGAACTCGGGCACCGCGACCTGCGTGGCGGCGTCCAGCGGGGAGAGGCCCTCGTCGTTCTCCTCCCAGGCGGAGCGCGAACCGGTCAGGCACAGGGCCTGCAGGATCGGCACGCCGAGGCCGGCGAGCGCGCCCGCGTCCCAGGACTCGTCGTCACCGCCCGCCGAGGCGGTGGCGGGCTTGGTGCCGCCCGCCGCGAGGACGGTGGTGACGACCGCGTCGGCCGACTCCAGCGCGGCGATCAGCTCCGGCTCGGGGGTGCGCAGCGAGGAGACGAAGAGCGGGACCGCCTGGGCGTCGTGGGCCTCGATC encodes:
- the cobN gene encoding cobaltochelatase subunit CobN gives rise to the protein MILLLSTSDTDLLSARAANTADGPVPYRFANPSRLPLDDLPGLLDGADLVVVRLLGGLRAWQDGLDLLLAPGQTRPVVVLTGEQAPDAQLMEASTVPIGIAAEAHGYLAHGGPANLDQLARFLSDTVLLTGHGFEPPAAAPTWGPLERTPGTATGPRVAVLYYRAHQMSGNTSFVHALCDAIEAHDAQAVPLFVSSLRTPEPELIAALESADAVVTTVLAAGGTKPATASAGGDDESWDAGALAGLGVPILQALCLTGSRSAWEENDEGLSPLDAATQVAVPEFDGRLITVPFSFKELDEDGLPAYVADPERAARVAGIAVRHARLRHIDRRDKKVALVLSAYPTKHSRIGNAVGLDTPASAVELLRTLVAGGYDFGPAEEIPGLVSGDGDELIRALIEAGGHDQDWLTEEQLARNPVRIPAADYKRWFAELPAELRDSVNEHWGEAPGNMFVDRSANPEGDIVLAALRRGNLLILIQPPRGFGENPIAIYHDPDLPPSHHYLAAYRWIQARAEDGGFGADAMIHLGKHGNLEWLPGKNAGLSAACAPDAALGDLPLIYPFLVNDPGEGTQAKRRVHATLVDHLVPPMARAESYGDIARLEQHLDEYAQISAMDPAKLPAIRAQIWTLIQAAKLHHDLGLEERPDDEGFDDFLLHVDGWLCEVKDAQIRDGLHVLGGAPTGESRVNLVLAILRARQIWGGTTALPGLREALGLDESKATRTSADEVEAQARALVQAMEDANWSLDAVSSVAAEHPADVAAVLSFAAREVVPRLAGTTDEIAHVVAALDGRFIPAGPSGSPLRGLVNVLPTGRNFYSVDPKAVPSRLAWETGQALAESLLTRYRTDNGEWPASVGLSLWGTSAMRTSGDDVAEALSLLGVRPVWDEASRRVTGLEPIPLDELGRPRIDVTLRISGFFRDAFPHVIGLLDDAVRLAASLDEPAADNYVRAHAQADLAEHGDERRATTRIFGSRPGTYGAGILQLIDSRDWRTDADLAEVYTVWGGYAYGRGLEGRPARDEMETAYKRITVAAKNTDTREHDIADSDDYFQYHGGMVATVRALRGTAPEAYIGDSTRPETVKTRTLVEETSRVFRARVVNPKWIEAMRRHGYKGAFELAATVDYLFGYDATTGVVADWMYDKLTETYVLDPTNRAFLEEANPWALHGIAERLLEAESRGMWEKPDPQILESLRQVYLDTEGNLEGESE
- a CDS encoding Imm10 family immunity protein, translated to MISRSFGYEEDDVDEVVEAGFSEGADGAGFVLSVQRTAYEPDDQDVALGMDTYCLVSGGRSHYGGMLRARRDGDSLQLNFSPAASSSLGIPAEIRVIFEGPVDSIAEFFSGLPGILAWGRPEERPELIGF